Below is a window of Tolypothrix bouteillei VB521301 DNA.
GGGCTGCAACTTCACGGGCTATCCCTACCATACATAAAGCGTCAGCACGGTTAGCAGTAGCAGTCACATCTAAAATGACATCATCTAAACCTAATAGCGGACGCACATCGCTACCCAAGGGTAAGTTATCTTGAGCAAAAATGTGAATTCCATCCACATCGTTAGGCAAACCCAGTTCCTTCAAAGAACAAATCATACCTTCAGATGGGACACCGCGTAATTTTGCAGGTTTAATTTTTAAGTCGATGTTAGGTAGGTAAGTTCCTACAGTCGCTACTGGTACGTAAATATCTGCTCGGACGTTAGATGCGCCACAAACAATATTGAGATTTTCACCCTTACCTATATCGACTTGGCAAACACTCAATTTATCAGCGTTAGGATGGGGTTGACGTTCCAAGACTCTCCCCACAACAACACCATTTGCCCAAGTTCGGCGATCTTCAATATCTTCTACTTCAAACCCAGCTAATGTCAGTGTTTCTGCTAACTCTTCCGGGCTAAGTTTTAATTCGACGAGTTCCTGTAACCATTTAAGTGAGATACGCATGAATGTGTTGGGCTGTTCGATGAGTTTATAAACGCACAGTCTATTCTAAAACTAAATCTTGGCTAATAGCTAATAGCTAATAGCTAACTGCTAATTGCTAATTGCTAATTGTTGTTTTTCATCAGCCATTAACCATTAGCCATTAACCATTAGCCATTAGCAATTAACAACCTTGCTTTATCGGCTTGTTCTTGAACGCTTTCCTTGAGCCATTCGCCAATGGATTTACCAAGTTTGACAGAAATTGTTGGATCTTGTATGAAAGTTTGTTGAATTTGTTGCTGTAACTCCGGTTTCTTCTGACGTGCGAGTTCATCAATTCTAGTGTCTGAAACGAATTTACGTATCCAAGCGGGTATGTCTGTATCTTTAATGAGAGATTCACCCACAAAGTAAGCTAAGACTCCAACAATCGGTGCAATAATTCCCGTAAAAAACAGGATATGAAATAAGCCAGCTAAAATAACTCCGACGATAATACCGACAAGGTGACCGACAAAGACCGAAAGCCCTGTAAAATCATTAAATGAGATGGAAGTCGGGACTTTTTCAGCGCGATCGCCCAAATCAATGCTTTTATTTCCAAGTGTCCCAATGGGTAAACCATACTTGAGACAAATGGAATCTGTTTTTTCTCTCACCTCGTTTTGAACATCTAACAGCCACCGAACTAAACTAGCAGCCATTTTGTCATTGGCTTCACTTCCTGTTAACCAAGTTTTGGCTTTTTGCTGTATTTCTGATTCAAGAGCAGAGAGGGTTAAAATTTTGCGATCGCGCCATAATTTTACACTAGGAGCAATAACTTGGTCTACCAAACCATCTGCTAAGTCTTCTGCTAACTTTTCTAGAAAAGCAGGTATGCGATTTCCGACAATACCTGTCAATTCTCGGTCAAGAAATTGACCGATCTCTTCCAAAAACCCTTCTGTACGAACATAAACTCGTCCCCAACGCGATAATCCTCTGGCAATAGAAAGTTCTGCTTCTCCATCTCGCTTGCAAGATAAATTTGGAAAGACTTCCTGAGATATTTTTACAATAAAGCCCATTTTAGAAGCACTCCCTGTGAGGAGAATCGAACTCGGTTGAATTCCTATTTGCTCCAATTTTTGTTTGACTTCTTGCAATTGGTCGTGAAAAGCATCATACCAACTTTTATTCCCAAGCGCTGGCAAAGGTTCATGGAGGATAGCTTGCATCGTTTTGCCATTCACTACAGGCAAAAATCTAAATTTTCTTTGAATATCTTCAATCCCGACATTCACTAAATTCTTGTCATAAGAATCCTCATAATTAAAATATTCTTCTTTCGCTTTTCGGCATCGGAGTTCGCAGCGATTTTTGTATAATGGGCTTTGCTCGAGCATGCTTTCAAGTTGTGAAATCTCTTCTAGTTGTAAAATTTCTTCATCTCTGAGGACTTCTCCCAGTCGTAAAATTTCTTCATGTCCTTCCCTGTATTGCTTGTGACATTTAAGGCTTGTCTTGAGAATTTCTTTATCTATCAGAGATGCACCTAAATCGTGTCCGAAATCTATGGGAGTATCAGACATTCCTTTCACAAGAGTGTAATCTGTTGTAGAAGAACCAATATCAACAATTAATACTGACTTTTGCAATTCATTGATAGTGAATATGCCACTTTCTTTGGCGTGCATTAAAGCCGCTCGTGACTCTTTCACGACTGTGATATTTTGCAATCCCTCTTCCGAAAGAAGTTTCTTGTATGTTTCAATTTCTTCTTGCCACCATCCTGACGGACAACCTATAAAAAAGTGATTGATATCATCTAATTGAATTTGTTTTGTATCAATGAGATGTTTGTAAATAGCTTTGACAAACTCTTGAAGACTTTTTTTATATTCTATAACATTAAATTTTCTAGTTTTAAAAGCTATTTCAAAGAGAGTAGCATCAGACATTTGACACGCCATTTCACCGATAATCACCCCTTTATTAGGATGATGGGCGATAGCAGTAATTTGGCTTTTTCTATTATTGATGAGTAAGCTTTGCGGTTCTGACTCTGAATTATCGGCTCTAACCCAAGTTAGTGCTGTTTCCCCGTGTCCTAAATCAAACCCGATAATTTTAATTTCTTGATAGTCGTGCATTGTAAATTATTATTTTTTAATTGTTAGTTGTTGTTGGTTAGTTGTTAGTTGTCTTCTACTACCGACTAACAACTAACTACTAACAGGTTCAATAACAGATCCCGGTAAAAGGACTTGATTATCTTTAATAAAGGCGTGTTTTAGAGTAATATAATCTGTGACTTGTGGATCGAGACTGGGCTCAAAGTAAAACATTGATAAAGGTTCCATCTCTAAGTTCTCTTCCTGCAAGGGTTGATAAACTCGAGCCTCAATTCCATAGTGTCTTAAAATTGTTGCTGCTTGTTCAATGCGTCGGCGTACAGCAGTTGGAAGTTGAGTTTGTTTATCTAAGGCGTCTGCCATTAAGTCTTGTAAGTACTCTAATAAATCTAAATTATTTTCCAACCCTAGTTTGGATGCTTTTTCTTCTCTGACTCCATAAGCAGCAACAGTTAAATCTATTGACTGAAAAGCTTGATAGAGGTGGTCTAGTAACTTATCAATGTTGATACTTATTTTTGCTTCTTTCTGCAATTCTACCTGTGATATATTATCTGAATTTTCAGGTAACTTGATTTCCCGAACTATCTTTCCTATAATTCCTCCCGTAACTGCTCCTATTAATCCCCACCAATAACCTCCCGCCAAAGTTCCCGCTACACCTCCGGCGAGTAAGCTGCTAATGACTTCGCGATTGTGTTGGATTTGTTGCGAGATGGCTTGCTTGCGATCGCCCAAGTATTTCTCTAAATGAGCAATGTTGTGCAATGGCAATAGAGTACTCAAGCCAAACTTGGTTAAGCCTTCC
It encodes the following:
- a CDS encoding Hsp70 family protein produces the protein MHDYQEIKIIGFDLGHGETALTWVRADNSESEPQSLLINNRKSQITAIAHHPNKGVIIGEMACQMSDATLFEIAFKTRKFNVIEYKKSLQEFVKAIYKHLIDTKQIQLDDINHFFIGCPSGWWQEEIETYKKLLSEEGLQNITVVKESRAALMHAKESGIFTINELQKSVLIVDIGSSTTDYTLVKGMSDTPIDFGHDLGASLIDKEILKTSLKCHKQYREGHEEILRLGEVLRDEEILQLEEISQLESMLEQSPLYKNRCELRCRKAKEEYFNYEDSYDKNLVNVGIEDIQRKFRFLPVVNGKTMQAILHEPLPALGNKSWYDAFHDQLQEVKQKLEQIGIQPSSILLTGSASKMGFIVKISQEVFPNLSCKRDGEAELSIARGLSRWGRVYVRTEGFLEEIGQFLDRELTGIVGNRIPAFLEKLAEDLADGLVDQVIAPSVKLWRDRKILTLSALESEIQQKAKTWLTGSEANDKMAASLVRWLLDVQNEVREKTDSICLKYGLPIGTLGNKSIDLGDRAEKVPTSISFNDFTGLSVFVGHLVGIIVGVILAGLFHILFFTGIIAPIVGVLAYFVGESLIKDTDIPAWIRKFVSDTRIDELARQKKPELQQQIQQTFIQDPTISVKLGKSIGEWLKESVQEQADKARLLIANG